The nucleotide sequence AGCGAAACGTGAATTTCTACAAACACCAGTACAAAAATTCTACCATACTACGGGGTAACACGGACAGCGAATGAAGTTCAACTCAAGACGTCATATTTTAAAAAACAGCTAACTAAAGGAAAGTCGGCAACTGTTTCGTGTAAAGTGTCAACATCATATGAATATTTATACCTTACCAGATAGATATTGGCAATAAAAAATTGGAGAGGACCTGTTGAGACAAAGCAATAACGTTGATAAAGAAATGTTTAACATTATAGTTAACATATTATTGTTTAAGTTACTGGCTAATAATCCAATGTGCTGCTGCTGCAACTTGGACCAATAAAAGCATAGGAACCAATGTGCTCCACGGTCCACCTCCcaatttcttttgcttttcaGGACAAGGACTCAATGGATATTATTCACCCATGGCTTTATCCAAAACTACTATTTCTGTCGAATCTGTAAAGGGCTGAAAATTTGCTTTTTCTTACGAGAGAGTGGAAAACAAGAATAGGATTCTATTCTACTATTCTACTGTCTTTTGAAATAGGATTCTCTCCGGAATCCTCTTATCTGAATCCTCCGAATTCTTTAACTCtgaagctagagagagagagatggaaaagagggaagaagatggacaggagaaggagaaggtgaacagggaagaaaataaaagacaatGATCAGAACAAGTGCAGATGAAAGAAGATGAACTAAATAAGGTGAAGGTGAACATGAAATAATTCGTTCGATTTTCAGCTGAACGGACATCATTAAAGGGTTCAGATGTAAAAGAACGGAGAGGATCCTATTCCATGTGTTTTGAGCTTTTATTTGGTCAAAAaccatgtcttttttttttagatatttGAGTTGTAACTTGGGTTTAGACTTTACACTAGAAAAATCAATCGTAAAAaaatgggtaaagtacaaaaaattacctcaattattggtgtcataacactttcataccttatttttttaaaatgacaatgtcatacctcaatttacgaatttgtgtcaatatcagacatccgtcagtttttctgttaatttttttgttaagtgttgacgtggcttaagaTGAGCTCCACTCCTTAGTCCAactagattaaaaaataattagatatatttttaataattaaatattatgaaattaaaaataaaattatttttttatataaatttgtgGGAtccaccatctctctctcctctttctcacGCCTTTCTCCTCTCTcacctttctctcttctctctctctggaCAGCAGTAtccccaaaacccagaaacccttcCTACCTTTCCCACCTGTCCCCCCCAACCTTTATCCACCAtcatctctctcatctctctctcttcggtGGCCCAGAAATTGACGAAAGGTCGACACTTTTTCTCCCCAATGACACAAACTCCCTATCCCCCCTCATGAAGCTACTGTGCCTCATGTCGTCGGGAATTCCGAAGCTCGGATTCTCCACCACCAAAAACCCGTCGTCGGATTCCCCGACCCCTTCCTTGAAACACCACGGCATAAGTGCTGGAGCCCTGACCCGAAGAGAGCAAAGCAGATTCGGGCAAAATCTGCACCTGTACATTATTATTGGCTTTAAAATCTCTGCCGTTGATATCAGAATATGAAGAGTTGGGATTGACGAAAAAGCTTGGAACTCTTGGACGTCGTCGATCTCGAGGTATGCGATGGCGTCGTCTTCGTCATCCTCGTCATCGGCTTCCGGGAAGGGGATGATTCGAGACGTTGGAGAGAGAAGAGACTCTGGGTGATGGCGTGTACTCCATTATTATCTTCTTCTCAACTTCGGCGGGCTTGGATTTGGGTTTCTGCTTTGGGGTGGTTTGGCTTCGGACGACGTCGTTCTGGGTGGCGTTGTTGTTGAGGTGTTGGTGGATGGGGGAAGAGTTGTAGGTAGCccagggagagagaggagagagagagagagagagagagagagagtaagggtggtggaggaaggttggggggatGTGTGGGGAAGGTTAGAGTTTTCTGTTTGAAAATggggaattagggttagggtttgggttCGAAAGGGACGGGAAGAGGTTGGGGAAGGGAAGAGGTGGGGGATGGGGGTGGGTTGGGGAAGGTTGGGGGGACGGGGAAGAGTTTGGGGTTTGTCGAACAGAAGAAGAAGGTTGGTGCGAGTAGAGGAAAGAGGAGGCTCGCACCCCTAggccattttaatttttttttattcttaattttttaattttataatatttaattttaaaaatatatttaattattttttagttggattagtgagtgggccTCGTTtctagccacgtcagcacttaacagataaattaacagaaaaaatgACAGAGCTCtaacattgtcacaaattcgtaagttgaggtatgacattgtcattttaaaaagatgaggtatgaaagtgtcattagACCCATAGTTGacgtagttttttgtactttaccctaaaaaaattgATACTAGATAGAACTATAAAGTGATGCaatcatgaagaaaaaaaaggcaaatTGGTTATGAGCTGGACACCAACTCCTAAAGCGATATCACTCACTCTCTTGTTTCTAtccctttaatttctttttctttttttttgaatgtgtgggcacacgagaaagaataagattaggaatgaggatattcaagataaagtaggagtagccaaaattgaaggaaatatgagagaaaatcggttacggTGGTTTAGGCATGTGCAACGAAGGCTTACTGACGCTCTAGTTAGAAGATGCGATTGCGGGACAGAGGTCTAGGGCTGAAGGGGTAGAGGAAtacctaggaagactttggaagagactctaagaaaagacttagagtacttggatctaacggaggatatgacacagaaccgagcgcaatgacgttctaagattcatatagctgaccccacttagtgggaaaagattttgttgttattttgaatACTCAAATTCAAGACAATAGATGAAATAAAAGAAGTGCGGGTGGAGAAAAGAAGAACTCGAGCAACATGTGCTCTTATGTCATTTAATATGTGTTATTCATATGTCATGTCACAAATAAAATCACTTGCACATAAACATGTATAGAATACATCTATCGTTGGAGAACAAAACTCATTATTAACGTTTTAAGTTGTTGAACCATTTCACTTGATTTTCAATTGGTTTTGAATCCGATGCTCCAGTTGGCAAATACAAAATGAACAATCTGTCAATCTCCATTTCTGCATCCTTCCTATACGTAGCTTGCATCTGAAGGCAACACCAAGTGGATCCAGTTGCCCCATATCGTGTCTTTCAAGGATACGtccaaacaaaacaagataaGAATATTTGACCGCCGCCAATATATTATACTTCTCAGTTCGGAATGGCCCGTGTACTTTCGGCTTTCCTTTATGTTGCGCACGCACACCTGGTTTTCCACTATTTCTGTGTCTATATGTTCAGCCAACAAAAACACCCCACGTGGAATTTTCCAACCCAAACGCCACAACATATAATCTTACAAGCCCTCGTTTTCCAAAAACTGGCCACATAAActttccaaaaccaaaaccatagTTTGCAAATTGTAATGGTTTTCTTGTTGCAAAAGTTTAACCAAATCTGCTCCAAGCTGGAgaatcaccaccaccacaaccaccacccGTCGCAACCTGCCTTATCGGCATCTATGGAGGCCTTCCAAACCCATGTATCAAATTCCCTAAAAAAATTGTTGCCTCTGAGTTCATCAAAATCTGCAGGATCAGAGATTCCATCATTTCCATGGATTCAGCAGTGTTATGAGCTGGTGCCGATCATCCAAAGTGCTTTTGCAAAGCTGGTTGTGGAAGTAGACTTTCCCATGAGCAGATGGGAAGCTGCTTCTGTGGATAGGTATCTCAAATACTCTTTGAGTTTGTTGGAGCTTTGCAATTCTGTCAGTTCTTCTCTGTCTAATCTCGGGAAGGCTAGGGTTTCCCTAGCTCATGGCTTGAGCCTGGTGGAGAATTCGTCGCCTTCTTCGGCTTTGGAGCATCTGAAGGCAAtccaattccaaccaaagggtTTGAGCAAGGGAATCAGATTCCAAGAAAGTGAAGAGGTTGGGAAAGGAAGTTGCTTGACTAGCAAGGAAACAGTGATTCATCAAGCTTTGGATATTATGCAGGGAATGGTATTTTGGGTGGGCGGGATTTTGATGTCTGGATTAGCTGGGAATCCCAAACCTTACTTGGAGGTGAGGAATTCAAGTAGAAGGATTGTTGACCCGTTGCTTTCGGGGTTAAATTCGAGACCGGATGAAGTAATGGAGAGAAATGGTGGATTGAAGGAGGTGAAGGAGCTTAATGATGCAGTGGCGGGTCTTGCTGCGGCAATCAGAACTGGAAAAAACAGTGGAGCAGAAGCTGAGGAATTGAGAAGAAGATTAGAGGTGTTTGAGAAGTTCGTGGATGGTTTGGGAAAGGAGGTGGATTCCGTCTTCGACAAGGCTTTGGCTGGGAGAAATCAATTGCTCAATGGCCTTCAACAGCAGAAGAAATAGAGATCAATTGTATAATTTACTGTGTACAGAACATTGTTGTattttgattgattttagtttgtaaattagAGTTTGTATATTgcaaaaataaagttaaaactcGCATTTCAAATGATCGAACCAATGTTTATTTTGCTTTCGAAAATGTAGAAGCCGGATAGACAATAAAACTACAGGACACTTTGTTTTTGGTACATTTCGGGGAGAACCAGCTCGCTCTGAGTTCGAGCGGCATTTCACCCTTAACCATGCACAACTCATCCGCGAATTCTTCAACGTCAGTTGGTTTAGACTTCACATAAACGCAGGCCATTTTATGCAACCATAAAGGGTTTGGTATTCTCTATAACATTGGTGCATAATTTGAACCTTTCAATTTCAAATAATGGCTGAGATTAAGAAACTTCAGAAAGTACTCTAGCTGCTCAAAAGATCTTGATCCAACTACAAAAGGGGAACTAAAAATTGCAATTTTGAAAACAGATAAGcattttcctttgtttcttttctCTGACCTGAAGGAAAATACAAACCAAATAGTAAAAACTAACTAGGACATTTTCCTCTTCATCCGCCAAACCTTCCCAGGAAAGGAACTTCTATGTCACCACATCGATGATTTTGGCATCGTCTAACGATTCTACACTCTCTTTTACAAGGTACTGACCTTTCAACAAACTACACTCTCGATTGTATCACCTTCATCTGTAGCATCTGTTGATTCTACAGAAAAGAGAACCTCATAAACAATTACAGACCTAATTGGCTCCCTGAGTCGTTGGATTGTGCTTCTCTTTCTGGAGCTTTCCTCTTCCCATAAGCATCACTTGGCAGCCTAGCAAAACGATAAAGTAAATGTAAAACAGACAGAGTAAGAGAGCAaagttcattttcacttgagAAACTTCTTTCAAATCATTTGTAAATCGAAAAATTGTATAAGGAATTAAAGTTGAAGTTTTCTTAACAGGACCAGGGCATATTTCGGTTTACTCATCGCCTTGCAATAAAAATGGTACACTTGAGCATACGACTACTTATTACGGATGAGTTCGAtattagaatgaaaaattaagtttGTTATTAAGGAAAGAATGGTACCCCAGCTGTAAGGTGGTGTCAGAATCGCCATTCTCAAATGCAAAATTGCTGACCAAATCAGGACTACTTGTGACGCCACGGTTTACAAGGCATTTCCTTTTCTCCACTGGATAATATTCAATAAAAGATCGGACTGCTCGGTCAGTTTGTGGAAACAAACACCGAAGCTCCTCAACCTACATGGTAAGAATATGCCAGAGTAGACATTGCGTAAGAGAAAATCACTCGAAGGCCAGGTAAAGTGAAACTGATAAAATTTGCATATAGCAAGAAGAATGTTATTTGCCTGTCTGCGCAACGTTTCATTCTCAAGTACCGCACGCTGTTCCTGGGGGAAACAAAACAGATGACAAATTAAAACCTGAATTGTCCCTTTTTATGACACCACTGCCAAAGATGCAAGGTCATGGGGCAACTTTTACCATGAAGCCAAACCTTTTAAACCACAACAGAAGTAATTATAAATGTTAAACTTCCCGGTCTAGATTAGTTactttcttccttctcttttcACCTTTTCAATTTGCAGAATGTTgtgtttttattcatttttatccCTCTTTCTATCCGTCTTTTGCTTTAAATCACTGTTTGTATCCTTAGttcaaattcaaagaaaaagtAGCTCATTTAGAACAGTAATATATTAAGTAAACCGAAACTGAAATTCTATGTCTCATATGTTTTGCGGGATTGAATATTATTCATTagttttttagaacactgataCTTCAACTTGCTGCTCAATGCCACTACTTACATCTCAAGATTCAACTAAGACTCGGTGCTGCTTTGGTACTTCCACATACCTGTATTCTTGATTGCTCTAGTTGCTCCATCAGTAATTGCTCCTGAAATATTAGAACATCTACTTAGGCCTTACAGATTACAGAAATGATTAGATGTTAATCTGCAATACAATCTGACATCCCTACTGaataacttaaaagaaaataacGAAAAAGTGGAAATTATAATTTGTACCTTCCTCTCCTTCACTGCAAGTAATCCTTCATTCAATTGCTGTTCTAGTTGCTGCAATTCTTTTAGGCTCAAACCAGTCAATTCCTTACCCAATAGCCTTCTACACAATCAGAAAATAATAATCTTATATGCATGACTCCAAAACTCGAAAAATATTAGATCTAATAATTGAGTAAATACATACAACTGTTTCTTTTGTAGATTTGCATATTCATCCTTTAGATTATCCAGCTCCTTGGAGTCTTGCTTCTGAATCTACAAATAGGAGAAAAACAAAGTTGTTggaagaaaaaacatataatacGACGAACAAACAAAATTCTCAAGGAAGGTACTGCTCGGATATATGTCTCAACAACAATCATCCCATGCAGGCCAAAGCTTTATAAAAAGAACATCGTGTTTCAGTACTCTTTTTCGTATGTAGTGCATTGTTGAAACAACTTGTGCAAAAACAGGGTACTGTTTACTATGGCCTTCTGTCCTTTTATGAAATTACAGTAGCTATGTGGCTTCACTCTTTATATATTCACTATTTTGTTTTAAACCTACTGCAAAATTTAACATTGTTGCCAGAAGCAGAACAATACTTGGAGCCTTTCATAATCTTAAACCCAAAACTCTACTAAAGTTCATCGTGTTACCAACTCTATCCACAAAGATCagaataatttttggaaatgttGTAGGAGTTCCTTGCTCCAAGGGAGATTAGCATAATTTACCTAGGACAAAAGAACAATTTTGAACATATGAAACATTTGCACAATCATCTGTTGCACTTTGTCAAAGTTCCATAAAAATGACTGACATGCAACAGGAGGACAAGCAAAATAAAGCAggaaaaaccaaaataagacaACAATTCAAAAAATTTGTGCATCTAAAATTTTTAAGTGCTACAGTATAAAAGATCAACTAGTGTCAAGTACATAAACTTGTTAAGATGGATACCTCTGCCTTGCCTTCTTCTGGTGCATCTTCTGAAGAATCTAAACACTTGTTGTATCTTGAAAGAGTTTGTTTCATACtacaaaaagaacaaataaacaTCAACACTAGTGTTCTTTTTATACATGCAGGGCCAGTTAATTTCAACTTCATCGTTTCATTTGCCCCAACATTTCTAAGTTGCTTCACAAGGTAAATTTCCAGAAAACTAAAATATAGCAGAAAGACAAACATGGTTCCATGGAAATCCGAACCAATATCCATATTACAAGCTAATCAGCCAAAACATTGCTTCATTCATATTTAATCTAAAGAGCTACTAAATGCTGGCTTATTGCCAGTGAAGCGTTTCAGATGGATCGATCTGATCGAGGAAGGAAGCACCCTCAACATAGAGTGTAGTGCATCTTTAGAGGAAAATTAAAGGCTTTCTCACAGCAGCATTGCATCAGGTATTTCAACAAGgacaataaaatttaaattcaaatttaataccCCATTTTAATACAATGTAGCTCGACTTGGACAAGAAAAAAACACATCTGGACATTCCGATCCCTACAATCAACCACTGCCCACTTTATAAGATGCGCAAAGGAGCAACAACGAAACAGCAACGGAGTTTCTACTTTGAAGGAGTTCAAGAAAAAGTGGAAGTTCTTTCAATTCTGCTATCAGATTAAGCACTAAATTCACCAGAGCTATCAGCTGAAATTGGCCTTTCTGATAGTTGAGAAACATCAACAATACTAGTAAGCTTACCAAGGTCCATTGCTGATTCAATTGATCAAACATCATAAAAGTGGAACAGAATCCACTCAAAGTCTCAGAAAAAACCTTGCAAACATGACAATGTTAACCAATACACTCAAATATTTGCACTACCACTTCAAAATTTGTTCATAAGAAGATCACATCATGGGAGAAATCGCCCCCAAATCAACAATTATAAGATTATAGGCAGCAGGGTAGGGAAGAATttataagaaaagaaaacccaagTTCACAAATAAAATGACCATCCTAGACATTCACACAAACCCAAataagaaaaagggaaaagggGAACAGTAGCATCCACTAGtccctaaaataaaataaaaacaataaatactgaagacaaagaaaaaaatcaacagtaaaaaatggaaaaaccaaaacccccagATAAATTCATATTCAAAGACAAAAGCTCTTCCCAAAAAAAGAGTAGAATGATCAGAGAAACATGATCAGAAACACATGCATGAACCTAAAAAattcagaagaagaaaaaaagaggaaaattttTACCCacaatttaaaaagtaaaaagtaaaaattcagAAACGTACCCAGCACTGGAAAATTCAAAAAGCCTTCCAGTATTGGAGAAGATAATAACAGCAACCTCAGCATCACAGAGAATAGCCAATTCCTGAGCTTTTTTGAGCAGCCCAGAACGTCTCTTTGAGAATGTGACTTGTCTGCTATTTGCATTCTCAATCCTTCTGATCTCAATCTTCCCCCTTCCCATTATTTCTCTCAAGTTCTCAATAACCCCtccaacaataaataaattaaaaaaaaaaaaaaaaagctcaaaaacccagaaaaggaGCCAACTTTAGCAGAAAAACTTGAATACCAATTCAAAATCTTTCTGGGTTTTCTCTTTCTATCTCTCTAAAACTAAAAGTCCAAAAGAGGTGTGTGCTGTTTCTCTCTCcccaccatctctctctctctctctctctctctctttctctctctctctctctatctatctAGGAGGCGTTGTTCGGAGGGTTTGGCTCCTTGGGAAAGAGGGGGGTTGCCAAAATTAGATTGGGGAGAAGATAAAGGGGCGTGCGTGTATgtgtgttggtgttggtgtgagagagagagagagaaggagagagaaagcgaTTTTACCCCAAATGGCGAAAGCTTGGAAACGGCAAGTTTGCATGGCTCTGTTTACTATTTAGAGAGTGGTTGCATGACTCTGTTTTCCCACATTTGGCATTACGGGTCCCACTTTTATTtctttaccatttatttatttattattattgcgTTATTATTTTGAGATGGAAACTCTGCTTAGTCGGTCTTGCTTGTGGGTCCCACTTGGACGTTTCAAAACTTAAATCGTGAATTGCATGtggtctttttcttcttcaccttCGTACGTCTTCGATATAATCTATGATAATTTTATATTTGGTGCTAGACGTCACTTGGTACTACaatttagaaaatattttttttacttgtaaatgagaaattttaaatttaattctcgctataattaaatttaaatcacattactATAACTAGCCGATCCCGTCTcttaacataaataatattgcttttagaaggaaaaaaaaaggtgctAGGCCTAGGTATAGTAAATCCACTGCCAAAATTTGAGAGGGAAATTTTGTGTGGTTTTTCTATTTTGGGAGGGAGAGAGTGCATAACTAATGCCTTTGCCACATTTATGTTTGGGCCTATGTTGTGGAGCCCACTTTCGGCATCTCaatttttatctttgttttccCTATTTGCCACATTTAGAAGTTTTTTGTTACATTCAACTATTTAAGTGTTTCATTTAGTAAAGCCATTTCCAATTTTAGACTAGATAAGAATTGGCTAGTTGGTTTGGAAAAGCACTTTTGCATTACTTCTAATTTTCGAGAATTGGTCATTGCCTAGTTTGTTTGTAGAAGCACTTTcgccctttttttttaaagcacttcTTTTCTTTGAAGTAATGGTTAAAGTGGGAAAGGTCTCATAACTCTTTTGGCTTGCAGATGATCTTCTCTGGGTTAAGTGATTTTTTTGCTGCATATAGTTTTGGGGTAGAGAAGGGTTATAACTTATAAGTGTataacattcataaataaatgTGTATAAATATATCATGCATACATGcaaatttttaggttttaaccattcttcttcttggaattttcttttaaatttgtcCAAGTGccttttctttacttttttttttttttttttttttttttaaaaaaaaatttgtccaaGTGCCTATTATATAGTAAACTATGTATTTAGCAGTAAATCTTTTAGATGACGAAACAGGTTAAATTTGTCATGAGGAATTAACTTTCAAGGAATTGCAATAGTTATTGTCATCGATTGACTATTTGAAGTTTTATCAGCCTCTTCACAACATATACGATTTCTTTTGTTAAAGTTTCGTTACTTTAGAGTTCATACAGGTGATCCGACTTAGTGAAATAAGatttgattgttgttgttgttcattACTTTGTCATTGTACTTAAGTTAGTGGCTCACCACTTTTAATTAGTGTTACTAATATAAACCCACACACTTTgtgtttgtgaaattttttacttttgtttttaaaattgaaggatagagaaagaaagtgagagagaaCATGTGAGAgtggggagagagggagaggatttttttaaaataaaattagggaTAATAAAATCAAGGCTTAAACAAGAAagagcaaaattttgttttatgaaattacgttactatttttaaattttttgttgtggTAGAAGACAAAGATGTCTTAACACTCTTCAACTTATCTGCATTGTTATCATCTAAAGTTCAAACTACATTTATATTTTGCTCACTCATTTTCGCTAGAACTGTCATTTATTTACATTACCAACCTTCATTTTTTCAATCTGTAACAGACGAAAGAAAACACCTCCATGTGAGAAGAAAAATTTTAGTTCTACGAAAAGTATTTTGACAGTGCAGAACTCCACCTTTGAACACCTATTAGATTTTCACATTTATAGATTTCCATGTATATAAATTTCCACACAcacgtgtgtgtatatatgtgcctgcgtctatatatatatagaacttTTTAcgtattttatatttatacagCCGCAGTTTCATTTGGGCATCCTTGCTACTGATAAGTAATAACTATTCCTAATAATCAGAATTTATTTTACAACAAGCTTAATTTAGTCGTAAATCTACCCAATAAATTCCCCTTTATGTTCTATTTAGTTTAACTTTTATTAAGTAGTTTATGTGAACATTTGTTGTCAATCATCATCAAACTAACATTAATCATCCTTTCATAGAATAAAAACATTAATCATACGCTCATCACCTACTATTTTTTTGTAATAGAtctgaaaattaaaaggaagggagttttaatgaaaatcccgcgatactgttcactttaacgaaaaaccataattttacactaaaaatcaaACATGGTACCATtcaatttaccctttatttttcccttatcgttaaaacttaaagttttcaaactctttttattagttttcctttaaaagtaatcaaattaactaagtaaaagTTTAGAGTTACAGTTATTAAGAGCATTTACCCATAAACAAGAATTGCCAATTGCACCTTCCTCTTTACGTAACTTCACTTCCAACCAATTCCACTTAactcaaaataaaatacatcAATAAAAATACATTCCTTGCTGCTCGATGTACATGTATCgttgtaataaataaaaatatgcaaTACGTGATAAATAATCATCACGTAAAAGGACGACTCCAAGTCAACAGGGTTTCCT is from Pyrus communis chromosome 10, drPyrComm1.1, whole genome shotgun sequence and encodes:
- the LOC137748082 gene encoding protein BPS1, chloroplastic-like — protein: MVFLLQKFNQICSKLENHHHHNHHPSQPALSASMEAFQTHVSNSLKKLLPLSSSKSAGSEIPSFPWIQQCYELVPIIQSAFAKLVVEVDFPMSRWEAASVDRYLKYSLSLLELCNSVSSSLSNLGKARVSLAHGLSLVENSSPSSALEHLKAIQFQPKGLSKGIRFQESEEVGKGSCLTSKETVIHQALDIMQGMVFWVGGILMSGLAGNPKPYLEVRNSSRRIVDPLLSGLNSRPDEVMERNGGLKEVKELNDAVAGLAAAIRTGKNSGAEAEELRRRLEVFEKFVDGLGKEVDSVFDKALAGRNQLLNGLQQQKK
- the LOC137748938 gene encoding agamous-like MADS-box protein AGL15 is translated as MGRGKIEIRRIENANSRQVTFSKRRSGLLKKAQELAILCDAEVAVIIFSNTGRLFEFSSAGMKQTLSRYNKCLDSSEDAPEEGKAEIQKQDSKELDNLKDEYANLQKKQLRLLGKELTGLSLKELQQLEQQLNEGLLAVKERKEQLLMEQLEQSRIQEQRAVLENETLRRQVEELRCLFPQTDRAVRSFIEYYPVEKRKCLVNRGVTSSPDLVSNFAFENGDSDTTLQLGLPSDAYGKRKAPEREAQSNDSGSQLGL